One Brassica napus cultivar Da-Ae chromosome A1, Da-Ae, whole genome shotgun sequence genomic region harbors:
- the LOC106371456 gene encoding uncharacterized protein LOC106371456 → MARLLVSIPMQTKQTAALSAFSQPRFPPPASNFVDGEAERLCLNRRIRDCSLVARAGPSTSSYLLAFAIPATLIAATVFTSAKIADKLDDDFLEDIALNQAMKAVEDGENAEGGSSLDDLIKEPVLQRTRKRPKREV, encoded by the exons ATGGCGAGACTCCTCGTCTCTATCCCTATGCAAACCAAGCAAACAGCAGCCTTGTCGGCGTTTTCTCAGCCTCGATTTCCTCCGCCGGCGAGCAATTTCGTCGATGGAGAGGCGGAGAGATTATGTCTTAACCGGAGAATCAGAGACTGTTCTTTGGTGGCGCGAGCAGGGCCCAGTACGAGTAGCTACTTGCTCGCGTTCGCCATTCCCGCTACTCTTATAGCCGCCACTGTTTTCACTTCAGCCAAAATCGCTGATAAGCTCGACGATGACTTCCTCGAGGAT ATTGCGTTGAATCAAGCGATGAAAGCGGTAGAAGATGGTGAGAATGCTGAAGGGGGAAGCTCGCTGGATGATTTGATTAAGGAGCCTGTGCTTCAACGAACCCGTAAACGGCCGAAGCGTGAAGTTTAA
- the LOC106354732 gene encoding probable WRKY transcription factor 11 (The RefSeq protein has 2 substitutions compared to this genomic sequence) codes for MAVDLMRFPKMDDQKAIQEAASQGLQSMEHLIRVLSTNRPEQQSNVDCSEITDFTVSKFKTVISLLNRTGHARFRRGPVHSTSSSPLIQQSQIVKTAQPEAPVVSQPARATTSLPPSRPSVTLDFTKPSIFGSNSKSSELEFSKENFSVSLSSSFMTSALTGDGSVSKGSSIFAPSQTVTSSGKPPLAGGQPYRKRCIEHEHSQNFSGKISGSGHGKCHCKKRKNRPKRTVRVPAISSKIADIPPDEFSWRKYGQKPIKGSPHPRGYYKCSTFRGCPARKHVERALDDPAMLIVTYEGEHHHKQSPMQMNVSGVNDLVFASA; via the exons ATGGCCGTTGATCTAATGCGTTTCCCTAAGATGGATGATCAAAAGGCTATTCAGGAAGCTGCATCGCAAGGTCTACAGAGCATGGAACACCTGATTCGCGTTCTATCTACTAACCGCCCCGAGCAACAAAGCAACGTTGACTGCTCTGAGATCACTGACTTCACCGTTTCCAAATTCAAAACCGTTATTTCTCTCCTTAACCGCACAGGTCACGCCCGGTTCAGACGCGGACCGGTTCACTCAACTTCCTCATCTCCTCCGATACAACAGAGTCAGATCGTAAAAACCGCTCAACCTGAAGCTCCGGTTGTTTCTCAGCCGGCGAGAGCAACAACGAGTCTCCCTCCGTCGAGGCCGAGCGTAACACTCGACTTCACTAAACCGAGCATCTTCGGATCCAACTCCAAGAGCTCTGAGCTGGAGTTCTCCAAGGAGAACTTCAGCGTTTCTTTAAGCTCTTCTTTCATGACGTCAGCGTTAACCGGAGACGGCAGCGTGTCCAAGGGATCTTCAATCTTTGCTCCGTCGCAGACTGTCACATCCTCCGGTAAGCCACCGTTGGCCGGTGGTCATCCTTATAGGAAAAGATGCATCGAGCATGAGCACTCTCAGAATTTTTCCGGCAAAATCTCAGGCTCCGGTCACGGCAAGTGCCATTGTAAGAAAAG AAAAAATCGGCCGAAGAGAACCGTGAGGGTACCGGCGATAAGTTCAAAGATCGCCGATATTCCACCGGACGAGTTTTCGTGGAGGAAGTACGGTCAAAAACCTATAAAGGGCTCACCACACCCACG TGGTTACTACAAGTGTAGTACGTTTAGAGGATGTCCAGCGAGGAAACATGTGGAACGAGCTTTGGATGATCCAGCTATGCTTATAGTGACTTACGAAGGAGAGCACCATCACAAACAATCTCCGATGCAAATGAATGTTTCAGGCGTTAATGATTTGGTGTTTGCTTCGGCATGA
- the LOC106354732 gene encoding probable WRKY transcription factor 11 isoform X1 — MAVDLMRFPKMDDQKAIQEAASQGLQSMEHLIRVLSTNRPEQQSNVDCSEITDFTVSKFKTVISLLNRTGHARFRRGPVHSTSSSPPIQQSQIVKTAQPEAPVVSQPARATTSLPPSRPSVTLDFTKPSIFGSNSKSSELEFSKENFSVSLSSSFMTSALTGDGSVSKGSSIFAPSQTVTSSGKPPLAGGHPYRKRCIEHEHSQNFSGKISGSGHGKCHCKKSRKNRPKRTVRVPAISSKIADIPPDEFSWRKYGQKPIKGSPHPRGYYKCSTFRGCPARKHVERALDDPAMLIVTYEGEHHHKQSPMQMNVSGVNDLVFASA; from the exons ATGGCCGTTGATCTAATGCGTTTCCCTAAGATGGATGATCAAAAGGCTATTCAGGAAGCTGCATCGCAAGGTCTACAGAGCATGGAACACCTGATTCGCGTTCTATCTACTAACCGCCCCGAGCAACAAAGCAACGTTGACTGCTCTGAGATCACTGACTTCACCGTTTCCAAATTCAAAACCGTTATTTCTCTCCTTAACCGCACAGGTCACGCCCGGTTCAGACGCGGACCGGTTCACTCAACTTCCTCATCTCCTCCGATACAACAGAGTCAGATCGTAAAAACCGCTCAACCTGAAGCTCCGGTTGTTTCTCAGCCGGCGAGAGCAACAACGAGTCTCCCTCCGTCGAGGCCGAGCGTAACACTCGACTTCACTAAACCGAGCATCTTCGGATCCAACTCCAAGAGCTCTGAGCTGGAGTTCTCCAAGGAGAACTTCAGCGTTTCTTTAAGCTCTTCTTTCATGACGTCAGCGTTAACCGGAGACGGCAGCGTGTCCAAGGGATCTTCAATCTTTGCTCCGTCGCAGACTGTCACATCCTCCGGTAAGCCACCGTTGGCCGGTGGTCATCCTTATAGGAAAAGATGCATCGAGCATGAGCACTCTCAGAATTTTTCCGGCAAAATCTCAGGCTCCGGTCACGGCAAGTGCCATTGTAAGAAAAG CAGAAAAAATCGGCCGAAGAGAACCGTGAGGGTACCGGCGATAAGTTCAAAGATCGCCGATATTCCACCGGACGAGTTTTCGTGGAGGAAGTACGGTCAAAAACCTATAAAGGGCTCACCACACCCACG TGGTTACTACAAGTGTAGTACGTTTAGAGGATGTCCAGCGAGGAAACATGTGGAACGAGCTTTGGATGATCCAGCTATGCTTATAGTGACTTACGAAGGAGAGCACCATCACAAACAATCTCCGATGCAAATGAATGTTTCAGGCGTTAATGATTTGGTGTTTGCTTCGGCATGA
- the LOC106373914 gene encoding exocyst complex component EXO70A1-like, translated as MAEPSGVDRGIQSLISARNSLKSSLEKSKSIGSALERTGPRFDEIEQRLPSLEAAVRPIRADREALVAVGGHINRAVGPAAAVLKVFDAVHGLEKSLLSDPKNDLSGYLSVLKRLEEALRFLGENCGLAIQWLEDIVEYLEDHSVADEKYLSSLKKSLRLLREFQQEKAKLDGGLKDAALDKLENEFRRLLQDNSVPLPMASPSSLGEQQPCIAPSQLPVTVIHKLQAILGRLRANNRLEKCVSVYVEVRSSNVRASLQALDLDYLDITVTEFNDVQSIEGYISQWGNHLEFAVKHLFEAEFKLCNEVFERFGSSLWLDCFSKIAAQAGMLAFLQFGKTVTDSKKDPIKLLKLLDIFTSLNKLRADFNRLFGGAACIEIQNFTRDLIKKLIDGGAEIFSELLPQVEIQKQIPPPSDGGVPRLVSFVTDYCNKLIGDKYKSTLTQVLLIHKSWRSERFQENQLMVEVLRIIKMIEQNMDAWMKAYPDQTLSHFFGMNNHYHLYKNLKGTRIGDQLGDSWLKEHDQYKEYYATVFLRDSWGKLPSHLSREGLIIFSGGHATARDLVKKRLKAFNDAFDEMYKKQASWVVPEKDLRDRVCQQIVQAVVPVYRSYMQNYGPLVEKDASSSKYVRYTVVALEKMLSSLYMPKPMRYGSFKGTPPSEKLKNEVDLRRTTSAVV; from the coding sequence ATGGCGGAACCTTCTGGTGTGGATCGAGGGATACAGAGCTTAATATCAGCAAGAAACTCTCTAAAATCGAGTCTAGAGAAATCCAAATCCATCGGTTCAGCTTTGGAGAGAACCGGTCCTAGGTTCGACGAGATTGAGCAGAGATTACCTTCCCTCGAAGCTGCTGTGAGACCTATCCGAGCAGATAGAGAAGCTCTTGTTGCTGTTGGTGGTCACATCAACAGAGCCGTTGGTCCTGCAGCTGCAGTCCTCAAAGTGTTCGACGCTGTCCACGGACTCGAGAAGTCTTTGCTATCAGACCCCAAGAACGACCTCTCCGGTTATCTCTCGGTTCTAAAACGGTTAGAGGAAGCGTTGAGGTTCCTAGGAGAGAACTGCGGGTTAGCTATACAATGGTTAGAAGATATCGTTGAGTATTTGGAAGATCACAGCGTTGCTGATGAGAAGTATCTTTCGAGTTTGAAGAAGTCTTTGAGATTGCTTAGAGAGTTTCAACAAGAGAAGGCTAAGCTTGACGGCGGGCTTAAGGACGCTGCGTTAGACAAGCTGGAGAACGAGTTCAGGAGGCTGTTACAGGACAACAGTGTTCCACTTCCTATGGCGTCTCCTTCTTCGTTGGGAGAGCAGCAGCCTTGCATCGCGCCGTCTCAGCTGCCTGTGACTGTGATCCACAAACTGCAAGCCATTCTTGGAAGACTCAGAGCGAACAACAGACTCGAGAAATGCGTTTCGGTGTACGTTGAAGTGAGGAGCTCTAACGTTAGAGCTAGTCTTCAAGCGCTGGACTTGGACTATCTAGACATCACTGTCACTGAGTTCAACGATGTCCAGAGCATAGAAGGGTATATATCTCAGTGGGGGAATCATTTGGAGTTTGCTGTTAAGCATCTCTTCGAAGCAGAGTTCAAGCTTTGCAACGAGGTGTTTGAGAGATTCGGTTCGAGTCTTTGGTTGGATTGCTTCTCAAAGATAGCTGCTCAAGCGGGGATGCTTGCCTTTCTCCAGTTCGGTAAAACTGTTACTGATAGTAAAAAAGATCCGATCAAGCTTCTGAAGCTGTTAGACATCTTCACTTCTTTAAACAAGCTGAGAGCAGACTTCAACCGTCTCTTCGGCGGAGCAGCTTGTATAGAGATCCAAAACTTCACTAGAGATCTCATCAAGAAGCTGATCGACGGCGGAGCTGAGATCTTCTCGGAGCTTCTGCCTCAGGTGGAGATCCAGAAGCAAATCCCGCCGCCTAGCGACGGCGGGGTGCCTAGGCTAGTCAGTTTCGTGACTGACTACTGCAATAAACTTATAGGAGATAAGTACAAATCAACTCTCACTCAAGTCTTGCTTATACACAAAAGCTGGAGGTCAGAGAGGTTCCAAGAGAATCAGCTTATGGTTGAGGTTTTGAGGATAATCAAAATGATTGAGCAGAACATGGACGCGTGGATGAAAGCGTATCCGGACCAAACGCTTTCTCATTTCTTCGGTATGAACAATCATTATCATCTATACAAGAACTTGAAAGGTACGAGGATCGGAGATCAGTTGGGAGACTCCTGGCTGAAGGAGCATGATCAGTACAAAGAGTATTACGCTACGGTCTTCCTTAGAGACAGCTGGGGGAAGCTTCCTAGTCATCTGAGCAGAGAAGGGCTTATAATCTTCTCTGGTGGACACGCCACGGCTCGTGATCTCGTCAAGAAGAGGCTGAAGGCTTTCAACGATGCGTTTGATGAGATGTATAAGAAGCAAGCATCATGGGTTGTGCCTGAGAAAGATCTGAGGGATAGAGTTTGTCAGCAGATTGTTCAGGCTGTTGTGCCTGTTTACAGAAGCTATATGCAGAACTATGGGCCGTTGGTTGAGAAAGACGCGAGTTCGAGTAAGTACGTGAGGTACACTGTGGTGGCTTTGGAGAAGATGCTCAGCTCACTTTACATGCCTAAGCCTATGAGATATGGGAGTTTTAAAGGAACACCGCCGAGTGAGAAACTCAAGAATGAGGTTGACCTTAGACGCACTACTTCTGCTGTTGTCTGA
- the LOC106357392 gene encoding cytochrome P450 71B2-like isoform X2 translates to MLQQTKDCRHGETLVRFQRHQLRAVRGNIREEEVGFMVKKVSESSLKQSPVDLNKTFFSLTASIICRVALGQNFNESGFVIEQDRIEELVRDALVALGSFTCSDVFPGGLGRLLDWLFGGHKRINKVFEELDAFYQHVIDDHLKPEAAGKKAIDSTADIVALLLDMMEKQGKKDYFKLNISNIKGVLMNIFLAGIDTGAITMIWAMTELVRNPKVMRRAQEEIRTTLGLNKEKITEEDVEKVGYLKLIIKETFRLHPAAPLLLPRETMSHVKINGYDIPPKTQIQLNVWAIGRDPRRWTDPGEFIPERFANSSVDFRGQHFDLLPFGSGRRSCPGMSMALASVELGLLSLLYFFDWKLPEGMVSEEDIDIEEAGNLTVVKKQPLLLVPVRHH, encoded by the exons ATGCTGCAGCAGACCAAAGACTGTCGCCACGGGGAAACTCTCGTACGGTTTCAAAGACATCAGCTTCGCGCAGTACGGGGA AACATCAGAGAGGAAGAGGTTGGATTCATGGTTAAAAAGGTTTCAGAATCTTCTTTAAAACAATCTCCTGTTGATCTAAACAAAACCTTTTTCTCTTTAACCGCAAGCATCATTTGTAGAGTGGCTTTAGGACAGAACTTCAACGAGAGTGGGTTTGTGATTGAACAAGATAGAATCGAAGAGCTTGTACGTGATGCATTGGTTGCTCTTGGTAGTTTCACTTGCTCTGATGTTTTCCCTGGTGGACTTGGGAGATTGTTAGATTGGTTGTTTGGTGGACACAAGAGGATAAACAAAGTGTTTGAAGAGCTTGATGCCTTTTACCAGCATGTGATTGATGACCACTTGAAGCCTGAAGCAGCAGGGAAGAAAGCTATTGACTCTACGGCAGATATTGTTGCACTCTTGTTGGATATGATGGAGAAACAAGGGAAGAAAGATTATTTCAAGCTCAACATTAGTAATATCAAGGGAGTCCTCATG AACATATTTCTTGCAGGGATAGATACAGGAGCTATAACCATGATATGGGCCATGACCGAACTCGTTAGAAACCCTAAAGTGATGAGAAGGGCACAAGAAGAAATACGAACCACCCTAGGGCTCAACAAGGAGAAGATCACTGAAGAAGACGTTGAAAAAGTTGGTTACCTAAAGCTCATAATCAAGGAAACGTTTAGGCTACACCCAGCAGCTCCATTATTACTCCCCAGAGAAACAATGTCTCACGTCAAGATCAACGGCTACGATATACCTCCCAAAACACAAATCCAACTCAACGTATGGGCCATAGGACGTGACCCCAGGAGATGGACCGACCCTGGAGAGTTCATCCCTGAACGGTTTGCTAACAGTTCTGTGGATTTCAGAGGACAACACTTTGATCTATTGCCGTTTGGTTCTGGTAGGAGGAGTTGTCCTGGTATGTCTATGGCGCTTGCTTCCGTGGAGTTAGGATTGTTGAGTTTGCTTTACTTCTTTGATTGGAAGTTGCCTGAAGGGATGGTTAGTGAAGAAGACATTGATATTGAAGAAGCTGGTAATCTTACCGTTGTCAAGAAACAGCCTCTTCTACTTGTTCCTGTTCGACACCATTGA
- the LOC106371463 gene encoding uncharacterized protein LOC106371463, which yields MAFALKYFLMFLLLSMVTQGQCRCAFSDLQIGAVRTGRQVAGQPEWKVTVVNTCNCPQKQVTLSCGGFAPVNPVKPWLLRPQGRTCLLINGEVMPAGATAEFAYAGQPYIFRPVSSRVKISCMN from the exons ATGGCATTTGCTCTTAAGTATTTTCTTATGTTTCTACTTCTGTCTATGGTTACTCAAG GACAATGCCGCTGCGCTTTCAGTGACCTCCAGATCGGCGCGGTGAGGACGGGGAGACAAGTTGCCGGACAACCGGAGTGGAAAGTGACGGTGGTCAACACGTGTAACTGTCCTCAGAAGCAGGTGACTCTCTCATGCGGAGGGTTTGCTCCTGTGAATCCTGTCAAGCCATGGCTACTTCGCCCACAAGGAAGGACGTGTCTTCTGATTAATGGAGAAGTTATGCCAGCTGGAGCCACAGCTGAGTTCGCTTATGCCGGCCAGCCTTACATCTTCAGACCCGTCAGCTCCAGAGTCAAAATAAGTTGCATGAATTAA